The following are encoded together in the Panicum virgatum strain AP13 chromosome 6K, P.virgatum_v5, whole genome shotgun sequence genome:
- the LOC120712706 gene encoding transcription factor MYB93-like, which translates to MGRSPCCDESGLKKGPWTPEEDERLLQYIQKNGHGSWRTLPRLAGLNRCGKSCRLRWTNYLRPDIKRGKFSQEEEQTILHLHSVLGNKWSAIATHLPGRTDNEIKNFWNTHLKKRLIQMGFDPMTHRPRTDFFAALPQLIALAALRDQLAADPAASAHLQAGGGSAAGGVDVAIQAAKLQYLQCLLQSAATTIDGIASTAAAGSTADAEAAALGGALCSPQGTQDSTAAPVSAASGQQLLPSCTFPEAPVSSEADQGLSYGGGAGVDVFVCHGGASLPPLADLSDAANNPSGDGCSATASSSFGGGAVSPLPWPEFFPDDPFITDFL; encoded by the exons ATGGGGAGATCTCCTTGCTGCGACGAGAGTGGCCTCAAGAAGGGCCCGTGGACGCCGGAGGAAGACGAGAGGCTGCTGCAGTACATCCAGAAGAACGGCCATGGCAGCTGGAGGACCCTCCCAAGACTCGCCG GGCTGAACAGATGCGGCAAGAGCTGCCGGCTGCGGTGGACCAACTACCTGCGGCCGGACATCAAGCGCGGCAAGTTctcgcaggaggaggagcagaccATCCTGCACCTCCACTCCGTCCTCGGCAACAAGTGGTCGGCGATCGCGACGCACCTGCCGGGCCGGACGGACAACGAGATCAAGAACTTCTGGAACACGCACCTCAAGAAGCGGCTCATCCAGATGGGCTTCGACCCCATGACGCACCGCCCGCGGACCGACTTCTTCGCCGCGCTGCCGCAGCTCatcgcgctcgccgcgctccgcgaccagctcgccgcggacccggcggcgagcgcgcacctgcaggccggcggcggctccgctgCCGGCGGCGTCGACGTGGCCATCCAGGCCGCCAAGCTCCAGTACCTGCAGTGCCTCCTCCAGTCCGCGGCCACCACCATCGACGGcatcgcctccaccgccgccgcgggttccacggccgacgccgaggcggcggctctCGGCGGCGCCCTCTGCTCGCCGCAGGGGACGCAAGACAGCACCGCCGCCCCGGTGTCCGCGGCCAGCGGCCAGCAGCTACTACCTTCCTGCACGTTCCCCGAGGCGCCCGTCAGCAGCGAAGCCGACCAAGGCCtcagctacggcggcggcgctggtgtcgACGTGTTCGTGTGCCACGGTGGCGCCTCGCTGCCGCCCCTGGCCGACCTATCCGACGCTGCGAACAACCCCTCAGGCGACGGGTGCAGCGCCACGGCGTCGTCCAGCTTCGGTGGCGGTGCGGTCAGCCCGCTCCCTTGGCCGGAGTTCTTCCCCGACGACCCCTTCATCACCGATTTCCTATGA